In Egibacteraceae bacterium, the genomic stretch GGCACCTGCGCCAGGAGGGCCAGCGCCACCCCGGCCAGGGCGATCGGCAGCGCGAGCGCGACGCCGAGGCCGAACGCCCTGCCGGAGAAGCCCGCCAGGCCGTACATGCTCCAGGGCTCCTTGCGATAGCGGATCAGCAGGAAGGGCACCAGGATCGTGGTCACCAGCGGCAGGAGGATGCCCAGCGGCACCCGGATCCCCGGCACCCGTTCCACTTGGGTGATGCGCAGGACGGCCTGGACGATGATCCCACCGAACACGAACACCGCCCCGGACAGGAAGAGGTCGGAGCGGGCGTCTTCGGTGCTCGTGTACATGAGCCGCATCCTACGATTCCCGGCGGCCGGTATCCTCGCCGCCATGACGGCCAGGCTGCGGGTCTCCATTCTCGTGATCGGCGACGAGATCCTCGGTGGGTTCGTCGCGGACACGAACTCCGGCTGGCTGGCGCAGCGCCTGCAGACCGTCGGCGTGCCCCTCGACCGCGTGGTGACGATCCCCGACGACGTGTCCGCGATCGACGAGGCACTGCAGACCGAGCTCGCCCGCACCCGCCCGCGGGTGCTGCTCACCTCCGGGGGCATCGGCTCGACGCCCGACGACGTCACGGTCGAGGCCGTGGCCACCAGCCTGGGTCGCGGGCTGGAGGTCCACCCGGACCTCGACGCGCGGATCACCGCAAGCCTAGCGCGCACCGAGGCCGCGGGAGTCCCCGTGTCGGACGAGCACGCGCAGTCGCTGCGCACGATGGCGCGGGTCCCCGGCGGTGCCTACCTGCTGCGCACGGCCGCTGACCAGGCGACCGCCCTCAGCCCAGGTGTGGCCGTCGACGTGGACGGGGGCAGCGGCGCCGACGGCGGGGCCACGATCGTGATCCTGCCCGGCATCCCCTCGCTGCTGCAGCGCATCACCATCGACAGCGTCGAGCCGGCGCTGCTGGCCGGTCGCGGCCGGCCCGACCACGTGGTGGAGCGCACCCACGGCTACCCCGAGTCCACCCTCACGCCGATGCTGCAGCGCCTGACGGCCACGTTCCCCGACGTGCACGTCGGCTCCTATCCGGGACGCGAGTGCCTCGTCCGGCTCCAGGGGCCGCGGGCCCGCGTCGAGGCCGCCGATGCCGTCCTGGCAGCCTACCTGGAACAGCTCGCCGCCGACCCCGCCAGCGACGGGCTCCGCGACCTGTGGCAGAGCCGCTGGCGCGACTGAGGTCGGCAGCGCGCATCGGGCCCACGGGCCGCGCGCTAGTCTGGCCGCCATGCCAGCACCTCCATGGCGGTCGCAGCGCGCCCCCCCCNNNNNNNNNNGCCCCACCCGGCACAGCAGAGAATCGCCTCCGCAAGCTCCGGCGATTCACGTCTCAGGCCTGCACGCGATGTTCGTCCACGCCCACCCCGACGACGAGTCCTCCAAGGGCGCCGCCACCATGGCGCGCTACGCCAAGGAGGGCTACCGGGTGTCGGTGGTCACCTGCACGGACGGGATGGCGGGCGAGATCCTCAACCCCGCCATGGATCGTCCCGGCGTGGCCGAGCGCATGGCCGAGATCCGCGAGGAGGAGCTGGCCCGGGCGCTCGCCGTGCTCGGCGTCACCGAGCAGCACTGGCTCGGCTACCCCGACTCCGGGTACGTGGCCGACTTCGACGGCGACGGCAGCGTGCTCGCCCCCGACTGCTTCTACAACGCGCCGGTGGACCAGGCGACCGGCCGGCTGGTGCGGCTGATCCGCGCCGAGCGCCCCGACGTCGTGGTGACCTATCCCGAGGGCGGCGGGTACCCCCACCCCGACCACATCCGCTGCCACGACATCAGCGCCGCCGCGTTCGATGCCGCCGGTGACCCGGACCGCTACCCCGAGGCCGGCGCCCCCTGGCAGCCGCGCAAGCTGTACTACGTCGGTGCGTTCAACCGCCGCAAGGTCGAGGCCCTGCACGCCGCCTGTGCCGACCACGGCATCGAGTCGCCGTTCGCCGGGTGGCTCGAGCGCTTCGACCCCGACGAGGACGATCCCACCACGACCTCGGTGGACGTCGGCGACTACCTCCCGCAGCGCACCCAGGCCCTGCTCGCCCACGCGACCCAGATCGATCCCGAGAGCATGTGGTTCCGGGTCCCCGACGAGGTCGTCCGCGACGTGTACCCCTTCGAGGACTTCGAGCTCGCCCGCAGTCTCGTGGACACCGAGCTGCCGGAGTCCTCGCTGTTCACCGGGCTCGAACCCTGAGCGACCGGGCGTGGGACGCCGTCGTGGTCGGCGCGGGCCCGAACGGCCTGACGGCGGCGGTGACCCTCGCGCGTGCCGGTCGCTCCGTGCTCGTGCTCGAGGCCGCCGACACCATCGGCGGCGGCGCCCGGTCGGGGGCGCTGACGCTGCCGGGGTTCACCCACGACCTGTGCTCGTCGGTCCACCCGCTCGGGGCCACGTCACCGGTGTTCACCCGTCTTCCGCTGGCCGAGCACGGGTTGCGGTGGCGCCACGCCGACGTGCCGCTGGCCCACCCCTTGGACGGCGGCCGCGCCGCCGTGCTGCACCGGTCGCTGCCGGCCACGGCCGACGGCCTCAGCGCAGACGGGCCCGCGTGGGCGCGCCTCATGGGCCCGCTCGTGCGCGCATGGGACGACGTCACCGCCCACCTCGAGCACCCCGTGCGCCTGCCCCGCCACCCCGTGGCCCTGGGGCTCTCCGGGCTGCGCGCCCTGCGCTCGGCGGGGGGGCTCGCCCGCGCTGCCTTCGACGACGAGCCGGCGCGGGCGCTGTTCGCCGGGCTGGCCGGCCACGCCGTGCTGCCGTTCGATGTGGCCGGCACCGCCGGCTTCGGGCTGGTGCTCGCCGGGGGCGCCCACACCGTGGGCTGGCCGTTGGCCGAGGGTGGCTCGCAGGCGATCGTCGACGCGCTCGCCGCGCACCTGCGCGCGCTCGGCGGGTCGGTGCAGACCGGTCACGCCGTGCGCCGCCTCGCCGACGTGCCTCCCTGCCGCGCGACGCTGTTCGACGTCAGCCCCCGCCAGCTGCTGGCGATCGCCGGCGACCGGCTGAGCGGGCCCTACCGGCGGGCCCTGGGCCGCTTCCACCACGGTCCCGGCGTCTGCAAGGTCGACTGGGCACTGGACGGCCCGGTGCCGTGGACCGCCGCGGCCTGCCGGGGTGCGGGCACCGTGCACGTGGGTGGCCACCTGGAGGAGATCGCCGCGGCGGAGGAGGCGGTCGGCCGCGGCGAGCACCCGGAGCGCCCCTTCGTCCTGGTGGTGCAGGCCAGCGTCGCCGACCCCACCCGTGCCCCGGCCGGCCAGCACACGCTGTGGGCGTACTGCCACGTGCCGAACGGCTCCACCGTGGACGTGACCGAGCGCATCGAGCGCCAGATCGAGCGCTTCGCCCCCGGCTTCCGCGACCGGGTGCTCGCCCGCGTCACCCGCACCGCCGCCGACATGGAGGGCGACAACGCCAACTACATCGGGGGCGACATCGCCGGCGGCGCGCACACCCTGCGCCAGATCGCCGCACGGCCGGCGCCCCGCCTGCGCCCGCACCGCACGTCCAACCCTGCGCTGTTGCTCTGCTCGGCGTCCACCCCCCCGGGCGCCGGGGTGCACGGGCTGTGCGGCTACCACGCCGCCCGCTCGGCGCTGACCGGCGTGCTGCGCTGACGCGCGATCTCAGCAGTTGCGGGCGATGTAGAACAGGCAGTCCCGGCGGATCTGGACCACGGTGGTGGTCATCATCACCGGCGTCAGGTCCTCGCCGACCGCCACCACCCCGGCGTCGTCGAGGGTGAAGAAGCGCTCGGTGACCTCGGTGCCCCCCATGTCGGTCGCGCGCAGGGGCATCGCCGTCCCCGGATGGACGTGCCCGAGCTCCGTGCCGGCCAGCAGCATCCCGAAGTTGTGGGTGTCCAGACCCGGCCGCAGCACGAAGTCGATCTCGTCGCTCAGGGCGAGCCCGACCGAGAACGGCACCTCGGGACGCACCTCGACGCGGACCCGCATCTCGAGCATCCGCTCGGGGGCACGGGGCGTGCCGGTGAACACCGCGCCGACGAAGCGGTCCAGGACCTGTCGCGCGAACACGGTGTTGCCGGGCACGTTGGGCAGACCGCACTCCACGGCCACCGTGGGGCAGTGGCGGGACAGCGCCTCCATCAGGGTGTGCGCCTCCAGGTTCCACAGCAGCACCGTGTCCGCGCAGGCCGCGGCCAGCGTCAGGCTGGCCGGCGTGCGCACCGGCACGATCGCGTAGTGGGGGTTGTACCCGGTGTTGTTGTGCAGGTCGACGCAGGCCTCGAGGTCGACCTCGCTCAGCTCGGCCAGCACGGCGTCCGCGCACCGGCGCATGCGCGTCGTCGGCGGATGACGACCCCAGACCCGGTTGAAGTCCTCTTGGTCGTCGAGGTAGCGGTTGGCGAACCAGCCCGCCTGGCTGGCGGCACGCACGTTGCCGATGAACACCCACAGGTCGAACGGGTGGCGCACGCCGGTGCGCAGGGTCTGCAGCACGGCTCGGTATCCGGAGTCCTCGTTGCCGTGCAGCAGGCACGCCACGAAGCGCGCCCGCGGGGTGCGGTCGGTGCCGGGGATGCGCAGCAACGCCGGCTTGCCCTCCAGCGCGACGAGGACGTCCTCGTCGCTGCCCTCCAGGAGGACCTTGCCGTCGTCATAGCCGTCGAACCGGTGGTAGAGATCGACCATGTGGTCTGCAGCGTAGCGGAGGCCCGCCGGGGTGCGCCGCGCAGCGCCCGGTGGTCACGACCCGCTGGTTGGCCACGTGTGCACCGGCGCGCCGATCTCGGACAGCGACTGGTAGCGGCGGACGAGCTGGGCGGCGGCCTCGGCGCGCTCGAGATCCTCGTCGAGCAGCCGGCGGTAGGTGGCGATCTGCCACGCCGCCCCGTTCTGCCCGGCGACGACCCGCTCCTCGATGATCCCGAGGTAGCGGTCGATCTCGGACTCGTCCACGTCCCAGGCGCGCAGACCCGCCGCGGCCACGGGCAGCAGGTGACGCACGATCAGCTCGCTCACCGGCACGGCGGCGCCCACCCGCGGCCAGTAGAGCTTCGCCCCCAGCCCGTAACGGGCCGCGGAGAAGAAGTTGTCGGTGGCCGCCTCGAAGCTCATCTGCTCCCAGACCGGCGGGTCCTCGGCCGCCAGGCCGGCCAGCAGCCCGTAGTACAGGGCGATGTTGGCCGCCACGTCGATGACCGTCGGCCCGGCGGGCAGGACCCGGTTCTCGATGCGGACGTGGGGACGCCCCCGGGCGACCTCGTAGACGGGCCGGTTCCAGCGGTAGATGGTGCCGTTGTGCAGGGTGAGCTCGGGCAGGTGCGGGATGTCACCGGCACGCAGCATCGCCTCGGGATCCTCGTCGTCGCACAGCGGCAGCAGTGCGGGGAAGTAGCGCACGTTCTCGTCGAACAGCTCGAGGATGCCGTCGCGCAGCCACTTCTCGCCGAACCACACGCGGGGGCGCACACCCTGGGAGGCCAGCTCCTCGGTGCGGGTGTCGATGGACTGCTGGAACAGGGCGATGCGGGTCTCGTGGTGCAGCTGCTTGCCGAGGAAGAACGGCGAGTTGGCCGCGGCGGCCACCAGGGGCGCCGACAGCGCCTGCGCCGCGTTCCAGGTGGTCGCGAACTCCGAGGGATCGACCTGCAGGTGCAGCTGCACCGAGGTGCAGGCCGCCTCGAACAGGATCGAGTTGGCCGTCGTCTCCAGCGTCTCGTCGCCCTCGATGCGGATCAGGATGTCCTCGCCGCGCGTGCCGAGGATCGCGTCGTTGAGGGCCCGGTAGCGGGGATTGGCCGAGAGGTTCTGCTCGGTGACGTCGAAGTCCGACAGCGTCGGCAGGATGCCGATGATCATGACCTGCGCGTCGAGCTGGCGCGCCTTGGCGTGGGCCCGTTCCAGGGAGGCCCGCAGCTCGTCCTCGATCTGGCTCAGCACGTCGGCCACCAACCGGCGCGGACGCAGCGAGAACTCGATGTTGAACTGGGCGAGCTCGGTCTGGAAGTCGTCGGAGGCGAGGCGCTCCAGCAGCGCCGCGTTGATTGCGGTGGCGTGGCCGTCGGGGTCGGTGAGATAGACCTCCATCTCGACGCCGACCAGGCGCCGGCCGGTCTCGAAGCGCGCCGCCTCCATGAGCTCGCGGAACGCCGCCAGGTTGGCCTTCACCTTGTCGCGGTACCGGGTGCGGTCCTCGCGGCTGAACTCGGTCGTGTCGATGTCGCGGCCCACTGGGTCCTCCTGCCCTCCCGCCGGCGCGAGCGAAGTCTAGGCGCTGGCCGCGGCGTCACCGGGTAGCGCGGGCGACGACTGCAAACGGGGGGTGGTTGGGTAGGCTCGCAGCATGCCCCAGGAACTCACCATCGACGCCGACGGCGCCTTCGTGCGCTCCCCCGGGCGCTTCGACGAGCGCATCACCGCCGACCCGGACGCGCGGTGGCCCGTGGAACCCGACCGCTACCGGCTGGCGGTCAGCCTCGCCTGCCCGTGGGCGAACCGCGCCATCATCGTGCGCCGCCTGCTCGGCCTGGAGCGTGTCATCTCCATGGCCGTCGCCGATCCCATCCAGGACGAGCGCAGCTGGCGCTTCACGCTCGACCCCGACGGCCGCGACCCGGTGCTCGGCATCCGGTACCTGTCCGAGGCGTACGCCGCCGCGGACCCCGCCTACGACGGGGGCGTCAGCGTCCCCGCGATCGTCGACGTGGCGTCCGGCCAGGTGGTGACCAACGACTACCACCAGATCACCCTCGACCTGATGACGCAGTGGACCGCCCACCACCGCGACGGGGCGCCCGACCTGTACCCCGACGCCCTGCGCGACGAGATCGACGAGGTGATGGACCTCGTCTACCGCGACGTGAACGACGCGGTGTACCGGGCGGGGTTCGCGCAGCGCCAGGCCAGCTACGAACGTGCCTACGAGGCCCTGTTCGCCCGCCTGGACTGGCTGACCGAGCGGCTGGCCGACCGCCGGTACCTCGTCGGGGACCACATCACCGAGGCGGACGTGCGCCTGTTCACCACCCTCGCCCGGTTCGATGCGGTGTACCACAACCACTTCAAGTGCAACCGCGAGAAGCTGGCCGAGAACCCGGTGCTGTGGGGGTACGCCCGCGACCTCTTCCAGACCCCCGGCTTCGGCGACACGATCGACTTCGACCACATCAAGCGGCACTACTACCTCGTGCACACCCAGCTCAACCCGTCTGGCGTGGTCCCCGCGGGGCCCGACCCGACCCGGTGGCGCGAGCCGCACGACCGTGAGCGGCTCGGGGGCACGCCGTTCGGCGCCGGCACCCCGCCACCCGGCGCGTAGGCCCGGCATGCGGCACCCGGCACGCACGACTCCCGCACTGCCCGCCGGCACGGTCGTGACCGCGTCGTCCACCGCGCCGCCCGACGCGGTGTGGGCGCTGCTGGCCGATCCGGTCCGCTGGCCCGAGTGGGCGCCCCACATCCGCCGGGTGACGATCGCCCGCGGCCACGAGGCCCGGCCGCCACTGCTGGCCGCCGGGCAGCTGCTCGTCGTGCACGGGGCCGGGCCGGTGGGGGTGCGTGTCCGGATCACCCACGTGGATCGGGGCCGGCGGTGGGACTGGACCGTGCGCCTGCCGGGCCCGTGGACGCTGCAGACCGCACACGTCGTGGAACGCGATCGGGACGGCTCCCGGATGCTGTTTGCCCAACGCGTCGACGGCCCGGCCGCGGCAATCGCGAACTGGCCGGCGCGCACCGCCTACGCGCCCCTCGCCCGGACCGCCCTGCGCCGACTGGCGCGCCTCGCGGAATCGGGCTAGCGGCGGCCCGTGGGGCCGGGCCTGGGCCGTCCGCGACGGACGTTCTATGCTCCGAAATCTTGGCGTACGGGGCCGCTCGGGCGGGACCCCCCGAACAGATGGAGCACGTGAGCATGCCCCCGAGGACGGGCACCCAGTCGCCTGCACGCCACGTTGCCGACGGCCACGATCTGATCCGCGTGCAGGGCGCGCGCGAGCACAACCTCAAGGACGTCAGCGTCGAGCTCCCGAAGCGCCGGCTGACGGTGGTCACCGGCGTCTCCGGATCGGGCAAGAGCTCCCTGGTGTTCGGCACGATCGCGGCGGAGTCGCAGCGGATGATCAACGAGACCTACAGCGCCTTCGTGCAGGGCTTCATGCCGACGCTGGCGCGCCCGGAGGTCGACGTGC encodes the following:
- a CDS encoding molybdopterin-binding protein, whose amino-acid sequence is MTARLRVSILVIGDEILGGFVADTNSGWLAQRLQTVGVPLDRVVTIPDDVSAIDEALQTELARTRPRVLLTSGGIGSTPDDVTVEAVATSLGRGLEVHPDLDARITASLARTEAAGVPVSDEHAQSLRTMARVPGGAYLLRTAADQATALSPGVAVDVDGGSGADGGATIVILPGIPSLLQRITIDSVEPALLAGRGRPDHVVERTHGYPESTLTPMLQRLTATFPDVHVGSYPGRECLVRLQGPRARVEAADAVLAAYLEQLAADPASDGLRDLWQSRWRD
- the mca gene encoding mycothiol conjugate amidase Mca, producing PTRHSRESPPQAPAIHVSGLHAMFVHAHPDDESSKGAATMARYAKEGYRVSVVTCTDGMAGEILNPAMDRPGVAERMAEIREEELARALAVLGVTEQHWLGYPDSGYVADFDGDGSVLAPDCFYNAPVDQATGRLVRLIRAERPDVVVTYPEGGGYPHPDHIRCHDISAAAFDAAGDPDRYPEAGAPWQPRKLYYVGAFNRRKVEALHAACADHGIESPFAGWLERFDPDEDDPTTTSVDVGDYLPQRTQALLAHATQIDPESMWFRVPDEVVRDVYPFEDFELARSLVDTELPESSLFTGLEP
- a CDS encoding NAD(P)/FAD-dependent oxidoreductase — its product is MVGAGPNGLTAAVTLARAGRSVLVLEAADTIGGGARSGALTLPGFTHDLCSSVHPLGATSPVFTRLPLAEHGLRWRHADVPLAHPLDGGRAAVLHRSLPATADGLSADGPAWARLMGPLVRAWDDVTAHLEHPVRLPRHPVALGLSGLRALRSAGGLARAAFDDEPARALFAGLAGHAVLPFDVAGTAGFGLVLAGGAHTVGWPLAEGGSQAIVDALAAHLRALGGSVQTGHAVRRLADVPPCRATLFDVSPRQLLAIAGDRLSGPYRRALGRFHHGPGVCKVDWALDGPVPWTAAACRGAGTVHVGGHLEEIAAAEEAVGRGEHPERPFVLVVQASVADPTRAPAGQHTLWAYCHVPNGSTVDVTERIERQIERFAPGFRDRVLARVTRTAADMEGDNANYIGGDIAGGAHTLRQIAARPAPRLRPHRTSNPALLLCSASTPPGAGVHGLCGYHAARSALTGVLR
- a CDS encoding succinylglutamate desuccinylase/aspartoacylase family protein, whose protein sequence is MVDLYHRFDGYDDGKVLLEGSDEDVLVALEGKPALLRIPGTDRTPRARFVACLLHGNEDSGYRAVLQTLRTGVRHPFDLWVFIGNVRAASQAGWFANRYLDDQEDFNRVWGRHPPTTRMRRCADAVLAELSEVDLEACVDLHNNTGYNPHYAIVPVRTPASLTLAAACADTVLLWNLEAHTLMEALSRHCPTVAVECGLPNVPGNTVFARQVLDRFVGAVFTGTPRAPERMLEMRVRVEVRPEVPFSVGLALSDEIDFVLRPGLDTHNFGMLLAGTELGHVHPGTAMPLRATDMGGTEVTERFFTLDDAGVVAVGEDLTPVMMTTTVVQIRRDCLFYIARNC
- a CDS encoding glutathione S-transferase C-terminal domain-containing protein, which gives rise to MPQELTIDADGAFVRSPGRFDERITADPDARWPVEPDRYRLAVSLACPWANRAIIVRRLLGLERVISMAVADPIQDERSWRFTLDPDGRDPVLGIRYLSEAYAAADPAYDGGVSVPAIVDVASGQVVTNDYHQITLDLMTQWTAHHRDGAPDLYPDALRDEIDEVMDLVYRDVNDAVYRAGFAQRQASYERAYEALFARLDWLTERLADRRYLVGDHITEADVRLFTTLARFDAVYHNHFKCNREKLAENPVLWGYARDLFQTPGFGDTIDFDHIKRHYYLVHTQLNPSGVVPAGPDPTRWREPHDRERLGGTPFGAGTPPPGA
- a CDS encoding SRPBCC family protein, coding for MRHPARTTPALPAGTVVTASSTAPPDAVWALLADPVRWPEWAPHIRRVTIARGHEARPPLLAAGQLLVVHGAGPVGVRVRITHVDRGRRWDWTVRLPGPWTLQTAHVVERDRDGSRMLFAQRVDGPAAAIANWPARTAYAPLARTALRRLARLAESG